In one window of Arctopsyche grandis isolate Sample6627 chromosome 6, ASM5162203v2, whole genome shotgun sequence DNA:
- the Nep3 gene encoding M13 family metallopeptidase neprilysin 3 isoform X2, whose product MNMTRVLSFLQMARYKKTELVEEDISSVSSIQLNEGVSTTTTHIRYHTGISVWGSRSHLEKCLLVLVASLLLIVVVLTALLSASPGFTPSPAIPSQCNFSDDNFESMCLTDTCVYTASEMARSIDKTVDPCDDFYAYACNGWIKNNPIPDGKSMWSIFGKIELQNQLIVKNILEKMDIDKVKSKAEQKARIYYDACMDANETIEALGGAPLQEIIRKIGGWNISNSGFNVQKFDFQAILQNLQNGYNLGGLFNWAVGEDDKSSSKHVIIIDQGGLNLPTRDNYLNKTSHKKILDAYLEFMTKISVLLGGNETHAKEQMSLVIDFETELANITIPAENRRDEELLYMNMTVTELEVMAPFLRWQDFFNDAFRRVNKKISNKDKVVVYASDYLKKLSRVVAKFMETDKGKNTMNNYFVWQAAKSLSPYLSKAFRDAAKILRKAIFGSEGGEELWRYCVTDTNNAIGFAVGAMFVREVFHGPSKPQAEEMIEGLRTAFKRNLKNLAWMDSETREAAILKADAISDMIGFPDYILNPQELDKQYSDLKVEPNKYFQNNIMVNFHALRKNLERLDQPVNRTRWGMTPTTVNAYYTPTKNQIVFPAGILQIPFYDGRNPRSINYGAIGVVMGHELTHAFDDQGREYDRNGNLNQWWNNKTTNQFKLRTACIRDQYSNYTLEGTKLNGKQSLGENIADNGGLKAAFNAYLDYTKNALKNETLPGLNFTHRQLFFVSFAQVWCSSMTKEASTLMIEKDDHSAPRYRVIGSLTNLPEFSREFNCSLGSKMNPVKKCEVW is encoded by the exons ATGGCACGTTACAAGAAAACGGAATTGGTTGAGGAGGATATCAGCAGCGTCAGCTCCATTCAGCTAAACGAGGGTGTTTCGACGACCACCACCCACATAAGATACCACACT ggTATTTCAGTATGGGGTTCTCGCAGCCACTTAGAAAAATGTCTGCTTGTTTTAGTAGCTTCGTTGTTACTTATTGTTGTGGTGCTTACGGCTTTGCTGTCGGCTTCGCCAGGCTTTACTCCGTCGCCGGCAATTCCATCTCAATGCa ATTTTTCAGATGATAATTTTGAATCAATGTGTCTGACGGACACTTGTGTCTATacggcaagcgagatggcaaggTCCATCGACAAGACTGTAGATCCGTGCGATGATTTCTACGCATATGCTTGCAATGGATGGATTAAAAACAATCCAATACCGGATGGAAAATCAATGTGGAGTATATTTGGAAAGATCGAGCTCCAAAATCAActaattgttaaaaatattttag AAAAAATGGATATTGATAAGGTTAAGTCAAAGGCTGAACAAAAGGCTCGTATTTACTACGATGCATGTATGGACGCCAATGAAACTATCGAAGCGTTGGGCGGGGCTCCTCTTCAGGAAATTATTCGCAAAATTGGCGGTTGGAATATTTCGAATAGTGGATTCAATGTACAAAAATTCGATTTTCAGGCAATTcttcaaaatttacaaaatgG ttataatttaGGCGGGCTTTTTAACTGGGCTGTCGGTGAAGATGATAAAAGTTCCTCGAAGCATGTAATCATA atCGATCAAGGTGGTCTCAATTTACCGACGAGAGACAATTATTTGAACAAGACGTCTCATAAAAAGATTTTAGACGCCTATTTAGAATTTATGACTAAAATATCTGTTTTGCTCGGCGGTAATGAAACGCACGCCAAAGAACAGATGTCGCTCGTGATTGATTTCGAAACTGAACTTGCAAATATTACAATACCGGCCGAAAATAGGAGAGACGAAGAACTGCTCTATATGAATATGACAGTGACGGAATTGGAAGTAATGGCTCCATTTCTACGTTGGCAAGACTTTTTCAACGACGCGTTTAGAAGAGTCAACAAGAAAATCTCTAACAAGGATAAAGTTGTCGTGTATGCCTCAGACTATCTGAAAAAGTTGAGCAGGGTCGTTGCGAAATTCATGGAAACAGATAAAGGAAAAAA CACGatgaataattattttgtatggCAAGCGGCAAAATCGTTGTCTCCGTATCTATCAAAAGCGTTTAGAGATGCGGCTAAGATACTTAGGAAAGCTATTTTTGGCTCCGAAGGTGGAGAGGAATTGTGGCGGTATTGTGTGACAGATACGAATAATGCAATAG GTTTCGCTGTCGGAGCAATGTTCGTTCGTGAAGTATTCCACGGTCCTTCGAAACCTCAGGCTGAAGAAATGATCGAAGGTCTCAGGACTGCTTTCAAAAGAAATCTAAAGAATTTAGCTTGGATGGATTCGGAAACTCGAGAAGCAGCCATACTTAAAGCTGACGCTATAAGTGATATGATCG gaTTTCCGGATTACATCCTCAATCCTCAAGAGCTTGATAAACAGTATTCTGATCTTAAAGTTGAGCCgaacaaatattttcaaaacaacATCATGGTAAACTTTCATGCATTGAGAAAGAATTTGGAAAGGTTGGATCAACCGGTCAACAGAACCAGATGGG GCATGACTCCGACTACCGTCAACGCTTACTATACTCCGACCAAAAACCAAATAGTGTTTCCGGCTGGAATATTGCAAATACCTTTCTACGATGGCAGAAATCCTAGAAGTATCAATTATGGCGCTATAGGTGTAGTTATGGGACACGAACTGACCCATGCTTTTGATGACCAAGGACGGGAATATGATAG GAATGGAAACTTAAATCAATGGTGGAACAATAAAACTACTAACCAGTTTAAACTGAGGACTGCTTGTATCAGGGATCAATATTCAAATTACACTTTAGAGGGAACTAAACTGAATGGAAAGCAAAGCTTAG GAGAAAATATAGCAGATAATGGTGGTTTGAAGGCTGCTTTCAACGCTTATTTAGACTACACTAAAAATGCACTCAAGAATGAAACTTTGCCCGGTCTCAATTTCACTCATCGGCAATTGTTTTTCGTATCATTTGCACAG GTGTGGTGTTCGTCGATGACGAAAGAAGCCTCGACTCTTATGATAGAAAAAGACGATCATTCCGCACCGAGGTATCGTGTCATAGGTTCGTTGACAAATCTTCCAGAGTTCTCCAGGGAGTTTAATTGCTCTCTGGGCTCCAAGATGAATCCAGTAAAGAAGTGTGAAGTATGGTGA
- the Nep3 gene encoding M13 family metallopeptidase neprilysin 3 isoform X6 translates to MPKLTESSSSANLFEHVSAATKRRPQIVDQGISVWGSRSHLEKCLLVLVASLLLIVVVLTALLSASPGFTPSPAIPSQCNDNFESMCLTDTCVYTASEMARSIDKTVDPCDDFYAYACNGWIKNNPIPDGKSMWSIFGKIELQNQLIVKNILEKMDIDKVKSKAEQKARIYYDACMDANETIEALGGAPLQEIIRKIGGWNISNSGFNVQKFDFQAILQNLQNGYNLGGLFNWAVGEDDKSSSKHVIIIDQGGLNLPTRDNYLNKTSHKKILDAYLEFMTKISVLLGGNETHAKEQMSLVIDFETELANITIPAENRRDEELLYMNMTVTELEVMAPFLRWQDFFNDAFRRVNKKISNKDKVVVYASDYLKKLSRVVAKFMETDKGKNTMNNYFVWQAAKSLSPYLSKAFRDAAKILRKAIFGSEGGEELWRYCVTDTNNAIGFAVGAMFVREVFHGPSKPQAEEMIEGLRTAFKRNLKNLAWMDSETREAAILKADAISDMIGFPDYILNPQELDKQYSDLKVEPNKYFQNNIMVNFHALRKNLERLDQPVNRTRWGMTPTTVNAYYTPTKNQIVFPAGILQIPFYDGRNPRSINYGAIGVVMGHELTHAFDDQGREYDRNGNLNQWWNNKTTNQFKLRTACIRDQYSNYTLEGTKLNGKQSLGENIADNGGLKAAFNAYLDYTKNALKNETLPGLNFTHRQLFFVSFAQVWCSSMTKEASTLMIEKDDHSAPRYRVIGSLTNLPEFSREFNCSLGSKMNPVKKCEVW, encoded by the exons ATGCCAAAACTTACTGAATCAAGTTCAAGTgcgaatttatttgaacatgTCAGTGCTGCTACGAAAAGACGTCCTCAAATAGTCGATCAG ggTATTTCAGTATGGGGTTCTCGCAGCCACTTAGAAAAATGTCTGCTTGTTTTAGTAGCTTCGTTGTTACTTATTGTTGTGGTGCTTACGGCTTTGCTGTCGGCTTCGCCAGGCTTTACTCCGTCGCCGGCAATTCCATCTCAATGCa ATGATAATTTTGAATCAATGTGTCTGACGGACACTTGTGTCTATacggcaagcgagatggcaaggTCCATCGACAAGACTGTAGATCCGTGCGATGATTTCTACGCATATGCTTGCAATGGATGGATTAAAAACAATCCAATACCGGATGGAAAATCAATGTGGAGTATATTTGGAAAGATCGAGCTCCAAAATCAActaattgttaaaaatattttag AAAAAATGGATATTGATAAGGTTAAGTCAAAGGCTGAACAAAAGGCTCGTATTTACTACGATGCATGTATGGACGCCAATGAAACTATCGAAGCGTTGGGCGGGGCTCCTCTTCAGGAAATTATTCGCAAAATTGGCGGTTGGAATATTTCGAATAGTGGATTCAATGTACAAAAATTCGATTTTCAGGCAATTcttcaaaatttacaaaatgG ttataatttaGGCGGGCTTTTTAACTGGGCTGTCGGTGAAGATGATAAAAGTTCCTCGAAGCATGTAATCATA atCGATCAAGGTGGTCTCAATTTACCGACGAGAGACAATTATTTGAACAAGACGTCTCATAAAAAGATTTTAGACGCCTATTTAGAATTTATGACTAAAATATCTGTTTTGCTCGGCGGTAATGAAACGCACGCCAAAGAACAGATGTCGCTCGTGATTGATTTCGAAACTGAACTTGCAAATATTACAATACCGGCCGAAAATAGGAGAGACGAAGAACTGCTCTATATGAATATGACAGTGACGGAATTGGAAGTAATGGCTCCATTTCTACGTTGGCAAGACTTTTTCAACGACGCGTTTAGAAGAGTCAACAAGAAAATCTCTAACAAGGATAAAGTTGTCGTGTATGCCTCAGACTATCTGAAAAAGTTGAGCAGGGTCGTTGCGAAATTCATGGAAACAGATAAAGGAAAAAA CACGatgaataattattttgtatggCAAGCGGCAAAATCGTTGTCTCCGTATCTATCAAAAGCGTTTAGAGATGCGGCTAAGATACTTAGGAAAGCTATTTTTGGCTCCGAAGGTGGAGAGGAATTGTGGCGGTATTGTGTGACAGATACGAATAATGCAATAG GTTTCGCTGTCGGAGCAATGTTCGTTCGTGAAGTATTCCACGGTCCTTCGAAACCTCAGGCTGAAGAAATGATCGAAGGTCTCAGGACTGCTTTCAAAAGAAATCTAAAGAATTTAGCTTGGATGGATTCGGAAACTCGAGAAGCAGCCATACTTAAAGCTGACGCTATAAGTGATATGATCG gaTTTCCGGATTACATCCTCAATCCTCAAGAGCTTGATAAACAGTATTCTGATCTTAAAGTTGAGCCgaacaaatattttcaaaacaacATCATGGTAAACTTTCATGCATTGAGAAAGAATTTGGAAAGGTTGGATCAACCGGTCAACAGAACCAGATGGG GCATGACTCCGACTACCGTCAACGCTTACTATACTCCGACCAAAAACCAAATAGTGTTTCCGGCTGGAATATTGCAAATACCTTTCTACGATGGCAGAAATCCTAGAAGTATCAATTATGGCGCTATAGGTGTAGTTATGGGACACGAACTGACCCATGCTTTTGATGACCAAGGACGGGAATATGATAG GAATGGAAACTTAAATCAATGGTGGAACAATAAAACTACTAACCAGTTTAAACTGAGGACTGCTTGTATCAGGGATCAATATTCAAATTACACTTTAGAGGGAACTAAACTGAATGGAAAGCAAAGCTTAG GAGAAAATATAGCAGATAATGGTGGTTTGAAGGCTGCTTTCAACGCTTATTTAGACTACACTAAAAATGCACTCAAGAATGAAACTTTGCCCGGTCTCAATTTCACTCATCGGCAATTGTTTTTCGTATCATTTGCACAG GTGTGGTGTTCGTCGATGACGAAAGAAGCCTCGACTCTTATGATAGAAAAAGACGATCATTCCGCACCGAGGTATCGTGTCATAGGTTCGTTGACAAATCTTCCAGAGTTCTCCAGGGAGTTTAATTGCTCTCTGGGCTCCAAGATGAATCCAGTAAAGAAGTGTGAAGTATGGTGA